GACAAGGACGACGGGGCGTTCGTCCGCAACGGCGAGGTGTTCTGTCAGAAGCACGGCGCCACCTTCGAGGCCGACGGCGGCTACTGCAACTTCGGCCCCTGCGAGGGGGCCGTGCTGGAGGGCGTCGACGTGACCGTCGACGGCGACGGCGTGTACCTCACCGACGCCGCCTACGAGTTCGTCAGGCTCGGTCCCGCCCGACGCGACGGCGACGCCGGCGACTCGCGGATCGACTTCACCGGGAACTGAGGCGGAGACGACAGCGGCTGTTTGTGCAACGCCGGCGCATTTATGTCGGGGCGATGAAAGACGGGTATGAGCGATCCGAAGCCCTCCAGACGCCGAGTGCTCGCCACCGGTCTCGCCGCGGCGGCAGGCGCGGTCGCCGGCTGTCTCGACGGATCAGTGACGGGCGGTCCCGCGAACGACGACGGCGACGGCCGAGTCCTGAGACTCTCGCTCGACGACGCGGGAGAGACCCTCCGAGACGGCGCCGTCATCGACCCCGCGGAGAGCGATCCGAGGTGGAACCAGGCGGCGTTCGCGGCCGCCCGCGACGGAGAGCGGTACACCGCTCAGTACCGGAAACCGCTCCCGGCCGCGACCGACGATCCGACGTACGCCGTCCACGAGGAGACGTACTACCGGCTGGACTCCGTCGTCGTCAACGAGGCGGTCGAGACACGACCCGTGCTCCGCCTGTTCGAGGCCGACGACGACGGTGAGACCGACAATGACGACGAGACCGACGCCGTCGAGACACAGACGCTCCCGGAAAGCGACCGCAACGCCGTGGAAATCGCGCACAAGTCGACGCGGGCGCGAGGGAATCCGGGCGGCGTCCCGGTCGGATTGGTGGAACGCGGCGGCTACGTCTACCGCGACGCGGACGCGGTCGACGCGAGCGAACTGCCCGCGGCGGACGGACCAGACCGCGTCACCTACCGAGACTCGGCCTATCGGGTCGAAGTCACCCGCGAGCAGTTCTACGAGCCCGTCTACCGCGCCGTCGCCGAGCCGGTCGCGGAGTCGACGGAGGGGATGGAGGCGATCCTCCGAGCGCAGACGGTCGGCGCGCGGATCGACGACGACGACCTCTCGGCCGACGCGAGGGAGGTGATCGAGGCCGCCAGACACGGCGGGTACGAGGAGTCACACCCGTACTCGGACGGCTACGCGGAGCTGCTTCGGGCGTTGCACGAGCGCCCGTACATCGACGGCAACGTTCGGAAAGACGCGGCGTGGACCGAATCGGGATCCGAGCGGATCCGCTACGGGGACCGATACTACGACTACCGGCTCCGGTTCGAGTCGGCCTGAGGCGCGCCGTCGGAACCGCCTCCGGTTCCGGACGCCGCTCCCGTCAGAACCGCGTCCGCCCGCTCGCTCCGCCGGCGTCGTCGCGCCCGAGCGCCTTCTTCAGGAAGCTCATCCAGCGCTTGCGGTCGGCGGCCTTCTGGCGCTGCTCCTCCGTCTCCGGGTCGGGAGCGTCGAGCCCCTCTAACGCCTCCAGCGCGCGGTCGATCCCGATGATCGACGCCGCGAGCTCCTCGCCCTCCTCGTAGCTCACCTCGTTCTCCTCGATGGGTTCGAGCCGCTCTAACCGCTCGCGGCGGAGGTTCCGCTTCGCGCGCTCGACGCGGTCGCGCTCGCCCGAGGGGATCGAGTCGCGCCGCTTGATCTCGAAGACGAACGACCGCAGTTCGATCGGCTCCCCCTGGACCTCGATCTCCTCGGGGATGTCCGCGCCCACCGTCGCGGCCTCGCGGTTCACGCGTTCGAGGAGCCCCTTCCGCTCGTACTTCTTCACGGCCGCGGGTAGGGAGCGGTCGCACTTCGCTCCTTCGGCGGAGCGGGACTCGCGGCCCTCGGGAGGCGCCGCGGTCGCTGTCTCCGAGAAGGGACGACGTTAACCCGACCGCGCCGCAACCGACCCCCATGGAACCGCTCGAAGCCGAGCTCTCGCGGGCCCGCGGGCTCGCCGTCGACGACCTCGCCGACGCCATCGAGGCGATGGGCTTCGAGTGCACGCGCTGCGGGGGCTGCTGTACGGGGTACGCCCCCGACGAGCCGGGCGGCGCGCCGGCGGGGGAGGGGGCGGACGACCCCGAAGACGATTCCGCCGCTCCCGAGCGCGAGCCCCACACGGCGACCGTCTTCCCGGACGAGGTCCGCGCGGTCGCGACCGCGGCCGAGAAGCGGTTCGGCGAGTCGTACGACTGGCGCGACGTCGCCCGTCCGATGCCGTTCGGGCTCTCCGAGGGCGACGACGGCGAGCCGACGGGCGAGACGTTCGAGTGGGCGCTCGCGACCGACGACTGCGGGGACTGCACCTTCTACGAGGAGACGGACGGTGTGGGCGCCTGCGCGGTCCACGATTCCAGACCGCTCATCTGCCGGACCTACCCGTTCAGCGTCGCGCTCGACGGGACGAGCCAGCCGATGGGAGAGGCGGTCGACGAGGCCGGAATCGTCCGCGCCCACGAGTGCGAGGGGCTCGATCGCGATATCTCCCGCGAAGACGCCGAGGCGCTCGCCGCGTCGCTCAAAGAGCGCGCGGTCCGCGAGCTGGAGGAGGCGATCGGCGTGCGCGACGGCTACGACCCGGCGGCCGCGGAGCGCGCCGACGGCGACGTCGTCGTCTTCGACTCGGAAGGACCGAAGGAGGGCGACGGGACGCCAGTCGACGGGGAGTGAGACCTGAGACTCATCGCCGGTCGACGGCCTTCAGACGACGTCGAGCGCCGCGTCCACGTCGGCGACGATCTCCTCTCGGGCCGCGTCGTCGGGGAGCGTGAGCGGCGGGCGGACCCGGGCGTCCGGGATGAACCCGCGGTGCGCGGCCGCGACCTTCGTCGCGGGCGCGAACCCGTGGTCCCCGCACCGGTCGAACAGCGGCGCGATCGCCCGGCGGTGGAGCGTCAGCGCGCGGTCGTCGTCGCCGTCGCGGAGCGCCTCGCCGAGGGCGACGAATACCTCCGGGATCACCTGCGAGAGGGCGTGGATCCCGCCGTCGACGCCGAGCGACGCGCTCGGATACAGCAGGGCGTCGACGCCCTGGAAGACGGTGAACTCCTCGGGGGTCCGGTCGACGGCGACGTCGACCGCTGAGATGTCGCCGCTCGTGTCCTTCAGCCCGACGACCGACTCGCGCTCGGCCACGGCGGCGAGGACGTCGGGGTCGATCGCCTCGCCGACCGTCGACGGGATGTCGTAGAGGACGAGCGGCAGGGGCGTCTCGTCGGCGACCGCGTCGAGGAACGCCCGCTGGCCGGCCGGCGCTGTCGAGTTGTGGTAGTACGGGAGCGTGATCAGCCCCGCGTCCGCGCCGGCCGCGTCGGCGGCCCGGAGCGAGTCGAGGACGCCCGACACCGTCGTGTCCGCCGCGCCCGCGATCACGGGGATCCGGCCGTCGGCCGCCTCGACCGTCGTCTCGACGACCGTCCGGCGCTCCGCGTCGGTGAGGCTGGCGAACTCCCCCGTGGTGCCGCAGGGGACCATCCCGTCGAGGCCGGCGTCGACGAGAGTCGAGACGTGGCTCGCGAGCGCGTCGGCGTCGACGTCGCCGTCGGCGTCGAACGGGGTCACGATCGGGGGCGAGACGGCGCCGTACCGGAAGTCGAGGTCGGTCATGATCCCGGGTTCGGCGGGCCGGGAGAAAGGCGTTGCCCAACGGCGGCGGTCGACGTGAGGACGCGCGCCGGAACGGGCCGGAGCCCGGAGGTCCGAACCGGGACCCCCGCTCACGAGCGCCGCGGTCACTCCGCGGTGACCGACCCCGGCTCGGAGGCGACTCCGGAGCCGCCGCGGTACCGGTCCAGCAGCGCGATTCCGAGCGCCCCGAGCCCGAGCAGCAGCACGACGAAGTCGACGAGACCGCCGACCCACGGAACGAGCCCGATCGCGGCGACGCCGAGGACGCCGACGAGGAGAGCGATCCACCGATTCGGCCTGTCGAGCCGGTCGAGGACCAACGATCCGAGGGCGTACCGACCGTACACGGAGCCGACCCAGATCGCGACGATGTACGCCCCGATCCCAACGAGCGCGAGGGGAATCCCGACGACCGTGATCGCCACGAGGACGAGGAGGATCGGCGTCACGATCAGTGCGATCAGGCCGACGCCGCCGCTGCGGAGCGCGTCGCCGCCGACGCGGTCGGCGACACCGCGCGAGAATCGGGGGAAGGCGAGCAGGAGCACGGCGCCCAGCGCGAGGTTGACGGCGACGCCGTACGCGGAGCCGGCCCACGAGGGCACGAGGTCAGGTCCGAACGCGATCCCGGTGTCGCCGCGGAGGCCGTCGTCCTCGACCACGCCGCCGGCGACCGTCGCGTCCGGACTCTCGGTGAACGTCTCGGCGTCGTACCGGAACTCCCCGCCGACGTCCGCGTTCGGGCCGAGGACGACCGAATCGGCGGCCGCCCGAACGTCGCCGCCGACCGCGCCGTCGACGGTTATCGAGCCGGCGCCGATGTCGAGCGAGCCGTCGATCCGACCGGTGTCGGTCAGTTCGAACGAGCCGGCGCCGGCCTCGACGTTCCCGCCGACCGTTCCGTCGACGGTTATCGTCCCGGCGGCGGCCCGAACGTTTCCGGCGACGCGACCGGTCTCCGCGACGCGGATCGAACCGGCCGCGCCGGAGAGATCGCCGTCGACGGTGCCGCGGACGACGATCGTCCCGGCGACGCCTTCGATCCCGTCGACCGTCTCGCCCTCGTCGACGACGATCGTTCCGGACGCCCCCTGAGCAGACTGGGCCGCCGCGATCCCAGTCGCGAGCGGGAAGAGGAGCGCGACGATCGCGAGGGCGACGGCGATACGACGGCGTCTGGCGGTGCCGAACGGAGGGTTCATAGCGGAAACGTCGGCGCCGACCGATATATGTTTATTCGTTAACTGGTATCGAGGGCCGTTCGAACGTCGTCGACCGCGAGGCGCTCGGCGCCGCGCGGATCCGGGCCGGCGGTACAACTATACTGGTCCGTCGCCACGTACGGGTGAACTCTACTATGGAGATCTCAGAGAAGCTCCTCTGTCTGTTCAGCGCCGACGTTCGCGAGGCGGACGGCGAGTACGTCGTCGACGTCCCGCGCCGCGAGATCGAGACCGGATCGCTGGAACCGGGCGAGACGTACCGGGTCGCGCTCATCTCGCGCTCGGAGACCGAGGCGGGCGACGACGCCGACGGGGGCACCGACGTCTCGGCGTCCCGCGACGACGACGGGCCGCAGCCCCCGGTCGAGCCGGGCGAGATGCGCTACGTGGAGATCGAAGATCTCGGCAAGCAGGGCGACGGCATCGCCCGCGTCGAGCGAGGCTACGTGATCATCGTCCCCGACACGGAGGTCGGCGAGCGCGTGAAGATCGAGATCACGGAGGTCAAGTCCAACTTCGCGGTCGGCGAGGTCGTCGAGGAGTCGGCGTAACGACGACGCCGAGCGAGAGGGAACCGAGGGCGGCCGGGACGACCCGAACCGTCGTGGCTACTATGTGCGATCCGCGCGTATCCCGTCACATGACGTCGACGAGCGTCGCCGACGAGCGGTTCTCCCGACGACCATGCCGAACATGAGCGTTCGACTGCCGGTCGCGGACGTCCCCGAATCGGTCGGGGACCGCCGAGTCGGGCTCTCCCCCTCCGTCTTGGCGGAACTCGGCATCGAGGACGGCGACCCCGTGAGCGTCCGGGGCGGCCGGACGACCGTCGCGGTCGCGGCTCGCGTCGACGGCGATCCCGACGGGGCCCGGCTGCCCGAGCCGATCCGCCGGAACGCGGACGCCGAGATCGGCGACGCGGTGACGCTCGATCCGGTCGACGCCGTCTCGGCGTCCGCGGTCACGCTCCGGCTCGACGAGGCGATGGACCTCACCCGCGCGGCGGCCGCCATCCGGCGGCGTCTCGACGGGACAGCCGTCTCGGTCGGCGACGAGGTGGGGGCGGCGCTGCTCGGCGGCGCGCTGCGGCTGACGTTCGTCGTCGACGACGTGGCGCCGTCCTCGCCCGGGATCGTGGGCGAGGAGACCGAGATCGAGGTCGAGACGGAGGAGGGGACGGCGGCGGTCGTCAGCGAGCCCGACGCGTCCGGGATCGACGGTGCCGTGCCCGCCGAGACGTTCCGTGAGCTTCGCGAGGCCGCCGCGACCCGGCTCGACGGGCGCGAGTCGTTCGCGGCGGCCGGCCGGCCGACGACGCTCGGGCTCCTGCTGTGCGGACCGCGGGGAGCCGGGAAGACGACGCTCGTCGAGGCGGTCGCGGCCGCGGTCGACGCGACCCTCGTTCGGGCCTCGGCCGCACGGCTGCGCGGCGAGGGCGCGAGCGACCGCGAGCGCCGGCTCGACCGCGTCGTCGAGGCCGCGAGCGACGCCGACCGGGCGGTGGTCCTGCTCGACGACCTCGAGGTCCTCGGCGACGACGGCGCCGCCGCGACGCTCGGCGACCGCCTCCGCGAGACGCTCGACGGGCTACGGGCCACCGACGGGACGGTGGCGATCGGGGTGACCACGGACGCCGACCGCGTCCCCGAGGCGCTGCGGCGCGGTGGGCGGTTCGACCGCGAGGTCGAGCTCGCGCCGCTGAGCGTCGAGGACCGGCGGGCGGCCTTAGAGAGCGTCGCGCGCGACGTCCCGCTCGCGGCGGACGTCGACTTCGCGGAGACGGCGACGCGGATCAACGGGTTCGTCCTCGCCGACGTCGCGGTGCTCGTCGACGCCGCGCTGGAGCGGGCGGTGCGGCGCGAGGAGGACACCGCGGTCCGGCGGGCCGACCTCGACGCCGCGATGGCGTCGATCGACCCCGGCGGGCTCAGGGACGTCGCCGTCGACGTCCCGTCGGTCTCGTGGGACGAGGTCGGGGGGCTGGAGGCGGCGAAACGCGAGATCGTCCGCGCCGTCTACTGACCCCTGGAGTACGCCGACCGCTTCGAGCGCGCCGGCATCGAGCCGCCCTCCGGCGTGCTGCTGTACGGGCCGCCCGGCACCGGGAAGACGCTGCTTGCTCGGGCCGCGGCCAGCCTCAGCGACGCGAACTTCATCTCCGTGAACGGGCCGGAGCTGCTCAACCGCTACGTCGGGGCGAGCGAGCGGGCGGTCCGGGACCTGTTCGCGACGGCGCGGGAGAACGCTCCGGCGGTCGTCTTCTTCGACGAGGTCGACGCCATTTCCCCGAAGCGGAGCGGCGACGACACGGGCGCCGGCGAGCGCGTCGTCTCCCAGCTGCTGACGGAGCTCGACGGGCTCGAGCCCCTGACCGACGTGGTCGTCGTCGCGGCGACCAACCGCCCCGACTCGATCGACGAGGCGCTGCTGCGGCCGGGGCGGATCGAGAAGGCGGTCGAGACCCCGCTGCCCGACGAGGCGGCCCGCCGGGAGATCCTCGGGATCCACGCCCGCGACACGCCGACGACCCCGTCGGTCGACCTCGACGCGCTGGCGGCGCGGACCTCGGGCTACAGCGGCGGCGACATCGCCGCCCTGGTCCGCGAGGCCGCGATGCTCGCCATCGAGGAGACGATCGTCGACGGGGGCGGTGCCGACGGGCCGAGCGAGGCGATCGCGGTCGACGTCGACCACTTCGAGCGCGCGATCGCCGAGACCGCGCCCTCGGTGAGCGACGGCGAGGGGCGGGCCGTTCCGCCCCGGGACTGAGCGTCGGCGCCGACCGACCGCGTCCTCGGTGAGCGGGAGCGGATTACCCGCGCTCCTCGTGGAGGTTGTGGACGAAGTAGGCGATGCCGATCGCCGCGAGCAGCTCCACGGCCGAGACGGTCCAGAACGCGGCGGTGAACCCGAGCCCGTACCGCCGGAGCGTCGGCAGCGCGAACATCCCGACGGCCGCCAGAACGGCGCAGACCCCGATCCCGACGACCGACCCGATGTTCAGTACGGCGACGGGGTCGTACGAGTCGTCAGACATACCCGTTGAGTCGTACAAAAAGGTGCTACAACGATTCTTCGGTCGGTTCGAAGGGGCGAGAGCCCTCAGTCGGCGGCCGACGCCTCGCCGGCGGACGGCTCCGGCGCCTCGGTGTCACCGAGGATGGCGCGGCTGCGCAGCAGGACGAACCCGAACCCGACCTTCGCGGTCACGTCGAGCACCATGAACGCGAGCGTCTCGACGCCGAGGCCGACGACGGCCGCGCCCTCGGTCCCGAGGATCCACAGGATCGGGTAGGCCGTCCAGAGGACCGCCACCAGCGCGGTCAGGGTGTTGAACGTGCTCTGTACCTCTTCCGAGCGCTGCTTCGCCGCGCTGCGGAGGCTCGTCAGGAGGTAGTACAGCACGAAGACGAACGCGATCGTGCTGAACAGCCACCAGGAGTACCGCGCGAGCATCGTCTCCGAGAGGGCGCCGATGAGGCCGGTGACGATCATCAGCGCGTCGACGCCGATGAGCGTCCCGGTGGTGACCCGGTCGACCTTGGCGAGGAGACACAGGTCGAGCAGCAGCAGCGGCGTGGTGAACAGCCAGTCGGCGTACCGCGCGTAGTAGATTTCGAGCGTCCCGCGCCCGACGACTTCGACCTCCGACAACCCGATGCCGAAGAACATCGACAGGTACGCGGCCGACGCGATGCCCGGCACGAGGATCGTGATCGCGTAGTACTCACGGGCCTCCTTGTCCGTGACCCCCCAGCCCTTGGCGATGAAGTAGAAGGTCCCGACGAGCATGAATAGCGTCCCGATACCTAGCCACAGCGTTTCGGGCCGGCCGTCCCCGAGGACGTCGAACCCTGCCTGTAGTACTGTCGGATCCATACGCAGTTACGGATACCGCCCATAAAACAATCAACTTCGACACAGCATAGTAAGGTACGCGTTCTCGCCGGATCGGAACGAGATTTTATATTAATAGTGAAGCCTAGAAAGAAACACCGGTT
Above is a window of Halorubrum depositum DNA encoding:
- a CDS encoding Rieske (2Fe-2S) protein, producing MNADRRIAAVEEVPEDSTLLVTLRPVDPESVDDGEGDVGESEDGTPEVEAILTRAAGEMRAFRNYCQHWTDVRLDKDDGAFVRNGEVFCQKHGATFEADGGYCNFGPCEGAVLEGVDVTVDGDGVYLTDAAYEFVRLGPARRDGDAGDSRIDFTGN
- a CDS encoding DUF5788 family protein gives rise to the protein MKKYERKGLLERVNREAATVGADIPEEIEVQGEPIELRSFVFEIKRRDSIPSGERDRVERAKRNLRRERLERLEPIEENEVSYEEGEELAASIIGIDRALEALEGLDAPDPETEEQRQKAADRKRWMSFLKKALGRDDAGGASGRTRF
- a CDS encoding YkgJ family cysteine cluster protein encodes the protein MEPLEAELSRARGLAVDDLADAIEAMGFECTRCGGCCTGYAPDEPGGAPAGEGADDPEDDSAAPEREPHTATVFPDEVRAVATAAEKRFGESYDWRDVARPMPFGLSEGDDGEPTGETFEWALATDDCGDCTFYEETDGVGACAVHDSRPLICRTYPFSVALDGTSQPMGEAVDEAGIVRAHECEGLDRDISREDAEALAASLKERAVRELEEAIGVRDGYDPAAAERADGDVVVFDSEGPKEGDGTPVDGE
- a CDS encoding dihydrodipicolinate synthase family protein produces the protein MTDLDFRYGAVSPPIVTPFDADGDVDADALASHVSTLVDAGLDGMVPCGTTGEFASLTDAERRTVVETTVEAADGRIPVIAGAADTTVSGVLDSLRAADAAGADAGLITLPYYHNSTAPAGQRAFLDAVADETPLPLVLYDIPSTVGEAIDPDVLAAVAERESVVGLKDTSGDISAVDVAVDRTPEEFTVFQGVDALLYPSASLGVDGGIHALSQVIPEVFVALGEALRDGDDDRALTLHRRAIAPLFDRCGDHGFAPATKVAAAHRGFIPDARVRPPLTLPDDAAREEIVADVDAALDVV
- a CDS encoding bactofilin family protein; amino-acid sequence: MNPPFGTARRRRIAVALAIVALLFPLATGIAAAQSAQGASGTIVVDEGETVDGIEGVAGTIVVRGTVDGDLSGAAGSIRVAETGRVAGNVRAAAGTITVDGTVGGNVEAGAGSFELTDTGRIDGSLDIGAGSITVDGAVGGDVRAAADSVVLGPNADVGGEFRYDAETFTESPDATVAGGVVEDDGLRGDTGIAFGPDLVPSWAGSAYGVAVNLALGAVLLLAFPRFSRGVADRVGGDALRSGGVGLIALIVTPILLVLVAITVVGIPLALVGIGAYIVAIWVGSVYGRYALGSLVLDRLDRPNRWIALLVGVLGVAAIGLVPWVGGLVDFVVLLLGLGALGIALLDRYRGGSGVASEPGSVTAE
- a CDS encoding TRAM domain-containing protein, which translates into the protein MEISEKLLCLFSADVREADGEYVVDVPRREIETGSLEPGETYRVALISRSETEAGDDADGGTDVSASRDDDGPQPPVEPGEMRYVEIEDLGKQGDGIARVERGYVIIVPDTEVGERVKIEITEVKSNFAVGEVVEESA
- a CDS encoding AAA family ATPase; protein product: MSVRLPVADVPESVGDRRVGLSPSVLAELGIEDGDPVSVRGGRTTVAVAARVDGDPDGARLPEPIRRNADAEIGDAVTLDPVDAVSASAVTLRLDEAMDLTRAAAAIRRRLDGTAVSVGDEVGAALLGGALRLTFVVDDVAPSSPGIVGEETEIEVETEEGTAAVVSEPDASGIDGAVPAETFRELREAAATRLDGRESFAAAGRPTTLGLLLCGPRGAGKTTLVEAVAAAVDATLVRASAARLRGEGASDRERRLDRVVEAASDADRAVVLLDDLEVLGDDGAAATLGDRLRETLDGLRATDGTVAIGVTTDADRVPEALRRGGRFDREVELAPLSVEDRRAALESVARDVPLAADVDFAETATRINGFVLADVAVLVDAALERAVRREEDTAVRRADLDAAMASIDPGGLRDVAVDVPSVSWDEVGGLEAAKREIVRAVY
- a CDS encoding AAA family ATPase gives rise to the protein MEYADRFERAGIEPPSGVLLYGPPGTGKTLLARAAASLSDANFISVNGPELLNRYVGASERAVRDLFATARENAPAVVFFDEVDAISPKRSGDDTGAGERVVSQLLTELDGLEPLTDVVVVAATNRPDSIDEALLRPGRIEKAVETPLPDEAARREILGIHARDTPTTPSVDLDALAARTSGYSGGDIAALVREAAMLAIEETIVDGGGADGPSEAIAVDVDHFERAIAETAPSVSDGEGRAVPPRD
- a CDS encoding bacteriorhodopsin, with product MDPTVLQAGFDVLGDGRPETLWLGIGTLFMLVGTFYFIAKGWGVTDKEAREYYAITILVPGIASAAYLSMFFGIGLSEVEVVGRGTLEIYYARYADWLFTTPLLLLDLCLLAKVDRVTTGTLIGVDALMIVTGLIGALSETMLARYSWWLFSTIAFVFVLYYLLTSLRSAAKQRSEEVQSTFNTLTALVAVLWTAYPILWILGTEGAAVVGLGVETLAFMVLDVTAKVGFGFVLLRSRAILGDTEAPEPSAGEASAAD